A part of Vigna radiata var. radiata cultivar VC1973A chromosome 11, Vradiata_ver6, whole genome shotgun sequence genomic DNA contains:
- the LOC106776861 gene encoding probable mannitol dehydrogenase, with product MAVEYEVEHPRKAYGWAARDSSGLLSPFFFSRRKTGEKDVTFKVLYCGICHSDLHKLKNDWNDSIYPLVPGREIVGEVMEVGSKVEKFKIGDKVAVGCLVGSCSSCQNCVNNLENYCQQAIHTFGSKYVDGSITYGGFSDFMVADEHFVVKIPNGLPLDAAAPLLCAGITVYSPLRYFGLDKPGMHLGVVGLGGLGHLAVKFAKALGLKVTVISTSPGKEQEAIQHLGADYFVLSRDQDQMKAANCTLDGIIDTVFAVHPLMPLIDLLKSHGKLVTVATPEKPLELSLSSLVLGRKSIAGSYFGGIKETQEMIDFAAEHNVRPEIEVIPMDYVNTAMERLLKADVKYRFVIDVGNTLKPYPSTAFH from the exons ATGGCAGTGGAATATGAAGTTGAGCATCCAAGGAAGGCTTACGGATGGGCAGCTAGGGATTCATCTGGTCTTCTCTCCCCATTTTTCTTCTCTAGAAG AAAAACAGGAGAAAAAGATGTGACATTCAAGGTGTTGTATTGTGGAATATGTCATTCCGACCTTCACAAGTTGAAGAATGATTGGAATGATTCAATTTATCCTCTTGTTCCTGG GCGTGAGATTGTTGGAGAAGTAATGGAGGTGGGAAGCAAAGTAGAAAAGTTTAAGATTGGAGACAAGGTTGCAGTGGGATGTTTGGTTGGGTCTTGTTCCTCATGCCAAAATTGTGTCAACAATCTTGAGAATTACTGCCAACAAGCGATTCACACATTTGGTTCCAAGTATGTGGATGGTAGCATTACATATGGGGGTTTCTCTGACTTCATGGTTGCAGATGAGCACTTTGTTGTCAAGATTCCAAATGGCCTACCTCTTGATGCTGCTGCACCTCTCCTTTGCGCAGGGATTACAGTCTATTCACCTTTGAGATATTTTGGCCTTGACAAACCTGGTATGCACCTCGGAGTGGTTGGCCTTGGTGGATTGGGCCATCTAGCTGTGAAGTTTGCAAAAGCCCTTGGCTTGAAAGTCACTGTCATTAGTACCTCTCCTGGTAAGGAACAAGAAGCCATTCAACATCTTGGAGCAGATTACTTTGTGTTAAGTAGAGACCAAGATCAAATGAAG GCTGCAAATTGCACCTTGGATGGTATAATCGACACTGTTTTTGCGGTTCATCCTCTAATGCCTTTGATTGATCTTTTGAAGTCTCATGGAAAGTTAGTGACAGTTGCAACACCAGAAAAACCTCTCGAGTTGTCACTTTCGTCTTTAGTTTTGG GGAGAAAAAGTATAGCGGGTAGTTACTTTGGAGGAATAAAGGAGACACAAGAAATGATAGATTTCGCAGCAGAACACAATGTTAGACCTGAAATTGAGGTTATTCCAATGGATTATGTTAACACTGCAATGGAGCGTCTACTCAAAGCTGACGTTAAATATCGTTTTGTGATTGACGTTGGCAACACATTGAAGCCCTACCCTTCTACTGCTTTCCACTGA